A segment of the Ammospiza caudacuta isolate bAmmCau1 chromosome 2, bAmmCau1.pri, whole genome shotgun sequence genome:
ccgactcctttccttcacctcaccttaaagcttctccaccagaggtaaacctgagctcctgcatgccTGGACTTGTCCCAAGCACCCAGCTAcagcatccagccagccaaaggtgtctctggggtgaaaccaccacagctgccGCCTTGGTCAAGCAGCAAGGGCCAGACAAGCCTAGGCATGTCCCATCCGTTTATATTGGTAATAATTCCAATAAACACAGAACAAGCATGGACTTACGCAGCTCTTCTCGGTGCCTCTCTGTCTCTGCAAAAAACTGACGAAGCTCCTCTGTGATCTCCATGTTACTCAAGTCATATTCTATCTCTCCTTCAGACTCAGAGTCTTCCTCCATTTCAGAGTCCATTTCAGCATCCTCTTCCATTTCGGAGTCCTCATCGGCATCCTCCCTCTCCTGGTAGGCACCTGCGTACTGCTGAGCTCCCCCATGACACGGAGCTCTGACATCTGGTCTGTAGCTGGAAGAATAGTGTTGGATATGTGGGAGGTCATTCCCGTGCCAATCTGAGTAGTGGCTgcctggagaggctgcagcaggatgcCAGGGATGCCATGGCAGGCAGTACAAGGACTCCATGGCTCTCCTGTAGGCTCTCTGGTGCCTG
Coding sequences within it:
- the GEMIN8 gene encoding gem-associated protein 8, with the translated sequence MEDTEPWYSHKVYARYWRHYDSAMRWMHRHQRAYRRAMESLYCLPWHPWHPAAASPGSHYSDWHGNDLPHIQHYSSSYRPDVRAPCHGGAQQYAGAYQEREDADEDSEMEEDAEMDSEMEEDSESEGEIEYDLSNMEITEELRQFFAETERHREELRRQQQLEAEDPYVEADQDLHWRVERSVEPPTERPGERRMAEMKKLYGAEAAKIQAMEAAMQLVFDRNCDKKQPKYWPIIPLKL